A stretch of Myxococcus hansupus DNA encodes these proteins:
- a CDS encoding OmpH family outer membrane protein, translated as MSLRTTIAAAAAALSLGLPVAASAADVKVAYVDLQKVMLEVDDGKAAKTRLQKWLEDRQKEIDKEQNALRTEKETLDKQSSAMSAENKAQKEAELQRKVMLLAQKWEKSRSEAATKEQQEMQPIIQKIDGIIAVIAERDDLGFVLERRDSGIVFARSVHDISNEVIRAYNASKKTAAKDAPTKK; from the coding sequence ATGTCGCTTCGCACCACCATCGCGGCCGCCGCCGCTGCCCTGTCGCTCGGCCTTCCGGTGGCCGCCTCCGCTGCTGACGTGAAGGTCGCCTACGTCGACCTGCAGAAGGTCATGCTGGAGGTGGATGATGGAAAGGCCGCCAAGACCCGCCTCCAGAAGTGGCTCGAGGACCGCCAGAAGGAAATCGACAAGGAGCAGAACGCGCTCCGCACGGAGAAGGAGACGCTCGACAAGCAGTCCAGCGCGATGAGTGCGGAGAACAAGGCCCAGAAGGAGGCCGAGCTCCAGCGCAAGGTCATGCTGCTCGCCCAGAAGTGGGAGAAGAGCCGCTCCGAGGCCGCGACGAAGGAGCAGCAGGAGATGCAGCCGATCATCCAGAAGATCGACGGCATCATCGCCGTCATCGCCGAGCGCGATGACCTGGGCTTCGTGCTGGAGCGCCGTGACTCGGGCATCGTGTTCGCCCGCTCGGTGCACGACATCTCCAACGAGGTCATCCGGGCGTACAACGCCTCGAAGAAGACGGCGGCCAAGGACGCCCCGACGAAGAAGTAG
- a CDS encoding OmpA family protein, producing MTARLLLVTLVLSSATPASAEAIRVSLEGRAVLGEKLPALLVHIEEPIAGFEVKLKRSDGESVEVKGGGNPGITRRIELAQPEGRFHYEGALTVRFPDAEAGEMPLSFDTELYGPLKVDVRREDVDVAARRLRFVLNRPAKRAELTVLMDTGKKAFEGEVPFKGEAAGTPLDLTWPAEEGRVMKISLRAFDTAEFYTGVDLFPWQVDIPHEEVNFASGRADIPAAERGKLDKSHALIAEALARYGRFASLRLYVIGHTDTVGAAAENQALSLRRAKSLAAYFRKKGLRVPVFYEGLGEAAPAVVTPDETAEAANRRAEYIIAVEDPVLQHAPRPARWRKL from the coding sequence ATGACTGCCCGCCTGCTGCTCGTCACCCTGGTCCTGTCCTCAGCGACGCCCGCGTCGGCGGAAGCCATCCGTGTCTCCCTGGAAGGGCGCGCGGTGCTGGGAGAGAAGCTCCCCGCGCTGCTCGTCCACATCGAGGAACCCATCGCGGGCTTCGAGGTGAAGTTGAAGCGCAGTGACGGTGAGTCGGTGGAGGTGAAGGGCGGAGGCAATCCGGGCATCACCCGCCGCATCGAGCTGGCGCAGCCCGAAGGCCGCTTCCACTACGAGGGAGCGCTCACGGTGCGATTCCCGGATGCGGAAGCGGGCGAAATGCCGTTGTCCTTCGACACGGAGCTGTATGGCCCGTTGAAGGTGGACGTGCGCCGGGAGGACGTGGACGTGGCTGCGCGCCGGCTGCGCTTCGTCCTGAACCGGCCCGCGAAGCGCGCGGAGCTGACGGTGCTGATGGACACCGGGAAGAAGGCCTTCGAGGGCGAGGTGCCATTCAAGGGCGAGGCGGCGGGCACGCCCCTGGATCTGACGTGGCCGGCGGAGGAGGGGCGGGTGATGAAGATCTCCCTCCGGGCGTTCGACACGGCGGAGTTCTACACGGGCGTCGACCTGTTTCCGTGGCAGGTGGACATTCCGCACGAGGAGGTGAACTTCGCCTCGGGCCGTGCGGACATCCCGGCGGCGGAGCGGGGCAAGCTGGACAAGAGCCACGCGCTCATCGCGGAAGCGCTGGCCAGGTATGGCCGCTTCGCCTCGCTGCGGCTCTACGTGATTGGCCACACGGACACCGTGGGAGCGGCGGCGGAGAATCAGGCGTTGTCGCTGCGGCGGGCGAAGAGCCTGGCGGCGTATTTCCGGAAGAAGGGCCTGCGGGTGCCCGTCTTCTACGAAGGGCTGGGAGAAGCGGCCCCGGCGGTCGTGACGCCGGACGAGACGGCGGAGGCGGCCAACCGCCGGGCGGAATACATCATCGCGGTGGAGGACCCGGTGCTGCAGCACGCGCCGCGTCCCGCGCGGTGGCGGAAGCTGTAG
- a CDS encoding MarC family protein produces the protein MSEYLSLFLVSLSAIFFVVDPIGVVPLFLAMTAGDTQEKVRRTAMRACLVACGMMLFFALFGGVIFKVFGVSLGAFRVAGGILLLITALDMLRARPSETRTTPSEEQEGVVKEDVAIVPLAIPLLAGPGAIATAMVLMAKGDTLVSALPVLAAVVLTFVSSYFILRASGLIQRVLRQSGVAIVERVMGLILAAIAVQFMADGAKELLK, from the coding sequence ATGTCGGAATACCTGTCGCTCTTCCTCGTCTCGCTGTCCGCCATCTTCTTCGTGGTGGACCCCATTGGCGTCGTCCCGCTGTTCCTGGCGATGACGGCCGGTGACACCCAGGAGAAGGTGCGCCGCACCGCGATGCGCGCCTGTCTGGTGGCGTGCGGGATGATGCTGTTCTTCGCCCTCTTCGGCGGCGTCATCTTCAAGGTGTTCGGCGTGTCGCTGGGCGCCTTCCGGGTGGCCGGCGGAATCCTGCTGCTCATCACCGCGCTGGACATGCTCCGGGCCCGTCCATCCGAGACGCGCACCACGCCCTCCGAGGAACAAGAAGGCGTGGTGAAGGAAGACGTGGCCATTGTCCCGCTCGCCATTCCGCTGCTCGCGGGGCCGGGCGCCATCGCCACCGCCATGGTGCTGATGGCCAAGGGCGACACGCTCGTCTCCGCCCTGCCGGTGCTGGCCGCCGTCGTGCTGACCTTCGTGTCCAGCTACTTCATCCTCCGGGCGTCCGGCCTCATCCAGCGCGTGCTGCGTCAGTCCGGCGTCGCCATCGTCGAGCGGGTGATGGGACTCATCCTGGCCGCCATCGCGGTGCAGTTCATGGCGGACGGCGCCAAGGAGCTGCTCAAGTAG
- the fabZ gene encoding 3-hydroxyacyl-ACP dehydratase FabZ, protein MDIGEILNLLPHRYPFLLVDRVVEIVPGQKLVAYKNVTINEPFFNGHFPGHPVMPGVLILEALAQATAILAYKSENMDPARKLTYLMGVDGARFRKPVLPGDRLQLEIEVIRHKGAVWKTKGLATVDGVRVSEGEFLATVVDKDAAAADNAAP, encoded by the coding sequence ATGGACATCGGAGAGATTCTCAATCTGCTGCCGCACCGGTACCCGTTCCTGCTGGTGGACCGGGTGGTGGAGATCGTCCCGGGCCAGAAGCTGGTTGCCTACAAGAACGTCACCATCAACGAGCCCTTCTTCAACGGCCACTTCCCGGGGCACCCGGTGATGCCGGGAGTGCTCATCCTGGAGGCGTTGGCGCAGGCGACGGCCATCCTCGCGTACAAGAGCGAGAACATGGATCCGGCGCGCAAGCTCACCTACCTGATGGGGGTGGACGGCGCGCGCTTCCGCAAGCCGGTGCTGCCGGGTGACCGGCTCCAATTGGAGATCGAGGTCATCCGTCACAAGGGCGCCGTCTGGAAGACCAAGGGCCTGGCGACGGTGGACGGCGTACGCGTCTCCGAAGGCGAGTTCCTGGCAACCGTCGTCGACAAGGACGCCGCAGCGGCTGACAACGCGGCACCCTGA
- the lpxD gene encoding UDP-3-O-(3-hydroxymyristoyl)glucosamine N-acyltransferase codes for MPRQLGELAAHVGGELLGDSSLLIHGLNGLEEAGPGDVSFYGNARYRRQFETSKASAVLVGHDAPPREGVALVRVANPHLAYAKLLQLFHPTARPAAGVRPGAWVHPEATVHPEAVVLPGASVDRGGRVGARTVLYPGAYVGEQAEVGDDCILYPNVTVRERCIVGARVILHASSVVGADGFGFAFNPEGETGPEHFKIPQVGIVRIEDDVEVGACTCIDRATVGETVVGRGSKLDNLVQIAHNVRVGPLSLICAQAGVSGSAEIGTGVVLAGQVGVVGHIRVGDLAKVGAQSGVAHDVPDGQVVSGSPAIPHREWLRASAAAGQMADLLKEVRALRRRVETLEKEKGP; via the coding sequence ATGCCCCGACAGCTCGGGGAGCTCGCCGCCCACGTCGGTGGTGAGCTCCTCGGTGATTCCTCACTGCTCATCCACGGACTCAACGGCCTTGAAGAAGCGGGCCCGGGAGACGTGTCCTTCTACGGAAACGCGCGCTACCGCCGCCAGTTCGAGACCTCCAAGGCCTCGGCCGTGCTGGTGGGCCATGACGCGCCGCCGCGAGAGGGCGTCGCGCTGGTGCGGGTGGCCAACCCGCATCTGGCCTACGCGAAGCTGCTGCAGTTGTTCCATCCGACGGCCCGTCCCGCCGCCGGTGTGCGTCCGGGGGCCTGGGTCCATCCCGAGGCCACGGTGCATCCGGAGGCGGTGGTGCTGCCTGGCGCCTCGGTGGACCGGGGTGGCCGCGTGGGCGCGCGCACGGTGCTGTACCCGGGCGCGTACGTGGGCGAGCAGGCCGAGGTGGGAGACGACTGCATCCTGTACCCCAACGTGACGGTGCGCGAGCGCTGCATCGTGGGCGCGCGGGTCATCCTCCACGCCTCCAGCGTGGTGGGGGCGGACGGCTTCGGCTTCGCTTTCAACCCGGAAGGCGAGACGGGGCCGGAGCACTTCAAGATTCCCCAGGTCGGCATCGTCCGCATCGAGGACGACGTCGAGGTGGGCGCGTGCACGTGCATCGACCGGGCGACGGTGGGCGAAACCGTCGTGGGCCGAGGCTCGAAGCTCGACAACCTGGTGCAGATCGCCCACAACGTGCGCGTCGGGCCGCTGTCGCTCATCTGCGCGCAGGCCGGTGTCTCGGGCTCGGCGGAGATTGGCACGGGCGTGGTGCTGGCGGGGCAGGTGGGCGTGGTGGGCCACATCCGCGTCGGTGACCTGGCCAAGGTGGGCGCGCAGTCCGGCGTGGCGCACGACGTGCCGGACGGCCAGGTCGTGAGTGGCAGTCCGGCCATTCCCCACCGGGAGTGGCTGCGTGCCAGCGCCGCGGCGGGTCAGATGGCCGACCTGCTCAAGGAAGTGCGGGCCTTGCGGCGCCGGGTCGAGACGCTCGAGAAGGAAAAGGGGCCTTGA
- the lpxA gene encoding acyl-ACP--UDP-N-acetylglucosamine O-acyltransferase yields MAQVHPTAVVHSGARLHETVEVGPYSVIGPQVTLGAGTRVGPHVVIEGRTTLGERNRIFQFASVGADPQDLKYAGEDTELVLGDDNQIREFVSLHKGTAGGGGATRVGSGNLFMANCHVAHDCVVANGCRIGNGSALAGHVTMEDHVIISGLAAVHQFTRLGKHAFISGGAMVTMDIPPYATAQGDRAELVGLNTVGLERNGFSKEQIERVKEAHRILFRSKLTLQEAMVRLRAELAGHSEVDHLIQFIQQSKRGLTR; encoded by the coding sequence ATGGCTCAGGTTCATCCGACCGCGGTGGTCCATTCCGGCGCCCGGCTCCACGAAACAGTCGAAGTCGGTCCCTATTCGGTCATCGGTCCCCAGGTGACGCTCGGCGCGGGCACCCGCGTGGGGCCGCATGTCGTCATTGAGGGCCGCACGACGCTGGGCGAGCGCAACCGCATCTTCCAGTTCGCTTCGGTGGGCGCCGACCCGCAGGACCTGAAGTACGCGGGCGAGGACACGGAGCTGGTGCTCGGCGACGACAACCAGATTCGTGAGTTCGTCTCCCTGCACAAGGGCACCGCGGGCGGCGGCGGGGCCACGCGCGTGGGCAGCGGCAACCTCTTCATGGCCAACTGCCACGTCGCGCACGACTGCGTGGTGGCCAATGGCTGCCGCATTGGCAACGGGTCCGCGCTGGCGGGCCACGTCACCATGGAGGACCACGTCATCATCAGCGGCCTGGCGGCGGTGCATCAGTTCACCCGGCTGGGCAAGCACGCCTTCATCTCCGGCGGCGCGATGGTGACCATGGACATCCCGCCGTACGCCACCGCCCAGGGTGACCGGGCGGAGCTGGTGGGCCTCAACACGGTGGGCCTGGAGCGCAACGGCTTCTCGAAGGAGCAGATCGAGCGCGTCAAGGAGGCGCACCGCATCCTGTTCCGCTCGAAGCTGACGCTCCAGGAGGCCATGGTGCGGCTGCGCGCGGAGTTGGCGGGCCACTCCGAGGTGGACCACCTCATCCAGTTCATCCAGCAGAGCAAGCGCGGCCTGACGCGCTGA
- the lpxB gene encoding lipid-A-disaccharide synthase, with protein MTNPPRILVVAGEASGDTHAAELVAALRSRRPDLTFFGMGGARLASQGVELLFDAREVSVMGITEVLPRIPRILQILKGLAGAAADRKPDVAILVDIPDFNLRLAKKLKALGVPVAYYVSPMIWAWRRGRVRTIKRLVDRMLCILPFEEDFYREAGVSARYVGSPVLEQMPAPQTAATFRERLGLATDAPTLALLPGSRMSEIRRLLPDMVEAAKRLAAERPGLQVVVPVAPTIDRVEVTSRFEGSGLTPILVEGRAPEVVGASDTAVVASGTAVLEAGLMQRPLVVVYRVSRITYWVGRLMLKVAFVSLINLLAGRKVVPELLQDDMSPDRIAEEVRRVWIPGAPREEMLQGLAEMRGRLGETGAAARAAESVLELLPPGRV; from the coding sequence ATGACGAATCCCCCCCGCATCCTCGTGGTCGCCGGTGAGGCGTCAGGCGATACCCACGCCGCCGAGCTCGTCGCCGCGCTCCGCTCCCGCCGCCCCGACCTCACCTTCTTTGGGATGGGCGGCGCCCGCCTGGCCAGCCAGGGAGTGGAGCTGCTCTTCGACGCCCGGGAGGTGTCCGTCATGGGCATCACCGAGGTGCTGCCCCGGATTCCCCGCATCCTCCAAATCCTGAAGGGACTGGCCGGGGCCGCCGCCGACCGGAAGCCCGACGTGGCCATCCTGGTGGACATCCCGGACTTCAACCTGCGGCTGGCCAAGAAGCTCAAGGCGCTCGGGGTGCCTGTCGCCTACTACGTGTCTCCCATGATTTGGGCCTGGCGCCGGGGACGGGTGCGCACCATCAAACGGTTGGTGGACCGGATGCTCTGCATCCTCCCGTTCGAGGAGGACTTCTACCGGGAAGCCGGGGTCAGCGCCCGCTACGTCGGCAGCCCCGTGCTGGAGCAGATGCCCGCGCCGCAGACCGCCGCCACCTTCCGTGAGCGGCTCGGGTTGGCGACGGACGCCCCCACCCTGGCGCTCCTTCCGGGCAGCCGGATGAGCGAAATCCGACGGCTGCTGCCCGACATGGTGGAGGCCGCGAAACGGCTCGCCGCTGAGCGGCCCGGCCTCCAGGTCGTGGTCCCCGTCGCGCCCACCATCGACCGGGTGGAGGTGACGTCCCGCTTCGAGGGCAGTGGCCTGACGCCCATCCTGGTGGAAGGCCGGGCCCCCGAGGTCGTGGGCGCCAGCGACACCGCGGTGGTGGCCTCCGGTACCGCCGTACTGGAAGCCGGGCTGATGCAGCGTCCACTGGTGGTCGTCTACCGCGTGTCACGCATCACCTATTGGGTGGGCCGGTTGATGCTGAAGGTGGCCTTCGTGTCCCTCATCAACCTGCTTGCGGGCCGGAAGGTCGTCCCCGAGCTGCTCCAAGACGACATGTCGCCCGACCGCATCGCGGAGGAGGTCCGCCGCGTCTGGATACCCGGTGCTCCCCGAGAGGAGATGCTCCAGGGGTTGGCGGAGATGCGGGGACGGCTGGGGGAGACGGGCGCGGCCGCCCGGGCGGCGGAGTCCGTGCTGGAGCTGCTGCCCCCGGGCCGCGTTTAG
- a CDS encoding polyprenol monophosphomannose synthase: MNPALVCIPTYNERENIEAIVQAVLAADPRVDILIVDDNSPDGTGQLADGLAQADSRVRVLHREKKEGLGRAYLAAFRWALAEQYTYILEMDADFSHDPRYLSGILDAAEAGADLVLGSRYVTGGGTVNWGVGRQIISRGGSLYARSILGVGIQDLTGGFKCFHRRVLEAIDLDAVKSTGYAFQIELTYRTLRKGFTVREVPIVFEDRRVGHSKMSKKIFAEALTMVWKLRMTV; encoded by the coding sequence ATGAACCCTGCCCTGGTCTGCATCCCCACGTACAACGAGCGGGAAAACATCGAGGCCATCGTCCAGGCGGTGCTGGCGGCCGACCCTCGGGTCGACATCCTCATCGTCGACGACAACTCGCCCGATGGCACCGGGCAGCTCGCGGACGGGCTCGCCCAGGCGGACTCGCGCGTGCGCGTGCTGCACCGCGAGAAGAAGGAGGGCCTGGGCCGCGCCTACCTCGCCGCCTTCCGTTGGGCGCTGGCCGAGCAGTACACGTACATCCTGGAGATGGACGCGGACTTCAGCCATGACCCGCGCTACCTCTCCGGCATCCTGGACGCGGCCGAGGCCGGCGCGGACCTGGTGCTGGGCTCGCGCTACGTCACCGGCGGCGGCACCGTGAACTGGGGCGTGGGCCGGCAAATCATCAGCCGCGGCGGCAGCCTCTACGCACGGTCCATTCTGGGCGTGGGCATCCAGGACCTCACGGGCGGCTTCAAGTGCTTCCACCGCCGGGTGCTGGAGGCCATCGACCTGGACGCGGTGAAAAGCACCGGCTACGCGTTCCAAATCGAGCTGACGTACCGCACGCTGCGCAAGGGCTTCACCGTGCGCGAGGTCCCCATCGTCTTCGAGGACCGGCGCGTGGGCCACTCGAAGATGAGCAAGAAAATCTTCGCCGAGGCTCTCACCATGGTGTGGAAGCTGCGGATGACGGTGTAG